One Procambarus clarkii isolate CNS0578487 chromosome 15, FALCON_Pclarkii_2.0, whole genome shotgun sequence DNA segment encodes these proteins:
- the LOC138365076 gene encoding elastin-like: MTLFSSSKCGCGISYSGAAVVSLTVARRWYPWQWRGGGIPGSGAAVVSLAVARLWYPWQRRGGGIPGSGAAVVFLAVVSLAVVRRWYPWQWRGGGIPGSGIPGSGAAVWRGGGIPGSGAAVVSLAVARRWYSWQWYPWQWRGGGIPGSGAAVVSLAVARRWYPWQWRGGGIPGSSAAVVFLAVARRWYPWQRRGGGITGSGAAVVSLAVVRRWYPWQWCGGGIPGSGAAVVSLAVVRRWYPWQWRGGGIPGSGAAVVSLAYIPVRAAVVSQAYIPVRVAVVSLAVARRWYSWQWRGGGIPGSGAAVVSLAVARRWYPWQWRGGGIPGSGAAVVSLTVARRWYPWQWCGGGIPGSGAAVVSLAVARRWYPWQWRGGGIPGSGAAVVSLAVLETHICS, encoded by the exons ATGACGCTTTTCAGTTCCAGTAAGTGCGGCTGTGGTATCTCTTACAGTGGCGCGGCGGTGGTATCCCTTACAGTGGCGcggcggtggtatccctggcagtggcgcggcggtggtatccctggcagtggtgcggcggtggtatccctggcagtggCGCGGctgtggtatccctggcagaggcgcggcggtggtatccctggcagtggCGCGGCGGTGGTATTCCTGGcagtggtatccctggcagtggtgcggcggtggtatccctggcagtggCGCGGCGGTGGTATTCCTGGcagtggtatccctggcagtggcgcggcggtg tggcgcggcggtggtatccctggcagtggcgcggcggtggtatccctggcagtggCGCGGCGGTGGTATTCCTGGcagtggtatccctggcagtggcgcggcggtggtatccctggcagtggCGCGGctgtggtatccctggcagtggcgcggcggtggtatccctggcagtggcgcggcggtggtatccctggcagtagCGCGGCAGTGGTATTCCTGGCAGTGGCGcggcggtggtatccctggcagcggCGCGGCGGTGGTATCACTGGCAGTGGCGcggcggtggtatccctggcagtggtgcggcggtggtatccctggcagtggTGCGGCGGTGGTATTCCTGGCAGTGGCGcggcggtggtatccctggcagtggtgcggcggtggtatccctggcagtggCGCGGCGGTGGTATTCCTGGCAGTGGCGcggcggtggtatccctggcataTATTCCAGTACGTGCGGCGGTGGTATCCCAGGCATATATTCCAGTACGTGtggcggtggtatccctggcagtggCGCGGCGGTGGTATTCCTGGCAGTGGCGcggcggtggtatccctggcagtggtgcggcggtggtatccctggcagtggcgcggcgatggtatccctggcagtggCGCGGCGGTGGTATTCCTGGCAGTGGCGCGGCGGTGGTATCCCTGACAGTGGCGcggcggtggtatccctggcagtggtgcggcggtggtatccctggcagtggCGCGGCGGTGGTATCCTTGGCAGTGGCGcggcggtggtatccctggcagtggcgcggcggtggtatccctggcagtggcgcggcggtggtatccctggcagtg